AGCGCTGGCGGGATATACACTGGGCGAGCTGTTGCAGCTGGCTCAGAGCGCGAgtcggccgcaggcggcttcCTGGATGTCGAGTGCTGCTAcgcccttctcctccctATTGAGCAGAAACCGGAGCCTCTTTTGATTGCAGGCGTCCTTGCCCCGGTAAGACGCACGGGCTCGGCTCGCGGCccttctccgcgacgccctctCTTCGCACCGTCTCTGTAACTGTCGGGAGCTCGGCTGGGCTCTGCCGAGCCTCGGTCGAGGGCTGGAGTGTCTCAGTGCATGTGCGTGAGAAGATGTCGAGTACAGAATGCGAGACGCTGCTCGACCGGCACACGTATGGGTCGCACGCAGGCTTGTCTGCGCAAAGCACCATGCACACATAGACTTCGCGTCTGCATCATGCGCGAATCCATGGAGAGCTGGAGCACCCACGAACGTCGCTGCATCTTTATGTTGGACTCGTGCTGCTGTATGTTGTCTCCAGCTCGGCGTCGTTGTCGCGTGCTCaccctcgcgcgtcgccgtgaggcgcgcgtccctgccgccgcctacCGCCGCGGAGTGtgcagagcgcagaggccgtcagcgtctccgcgcgccctgcaTCAACCTCCGGTTGCAACTGCAGCCTTCTCTGCACCCTCTGCTTACGCGTCTTCTAGCTGTTTCGGCCGCCGATCGCTCCTTCGTCCACGCAcacccgcctctctccggcgtcgcgtttccggcgcgtcgggcggcggggcctgGGCCTTCGGTTGgacgcctgtctccgcgcccggcAAGCGGGCACCAGTCTCCTTTCCCTTCGCCGTCACCagtcggcgcgctggcgtgcgGGGTGGGTTTGCGGGCTCACGAGACGGCAGCCGAGCTTCTCTTTCAGATCCGCGCGTCACCGTTCTTCACGCACCTCGTCGAGCTCGCGCTCTACGAACTTTTTGAGCGCTTTCTGTCCGGCTTCAAACGCGAgttgcgcgccctcgcgccgttcAAAGCCAGCCGGAGTGcccagacgccgcccgcgaatGGGCTCGCCCAGGCCGgggtcgcaggcgccagtccgcagcgagacgcgaacgGGGAGTGTCGCAGCGGAGTCTCAGGggtctctgcttcgtccaCGCTTCCGCACCAGAAGAGAGGCTCCATGGAGAGCGAGAACGTCGGCGATCCGACAGagggctgggcggcggcggctggcgcagcacTCATGCGCCACCGAGAGGAGGGgttgcagaggagagaaatcGGTTTGCAGTCATCTCGGTTCTCCCCGTCTGCGTGCTCGGGGCCTTGCTCTGCGGAGCAGAAAGGCGCGAATCGTAATGATTCCGGGAAAGAAACCAGGCAACAAAGACTCCCGCGCGCCCCCTCCCCACCGGCGAAGGCCTATGTGCTCAGtttgccgcaggcgcaggtgtctacggagaacgaggaagcgcggcgaaggcgccaccagggggggcagcgccgcagcaaacCTCGCGCGTGTTGCAGCGGACGAACAGAGGAGACTGGGAGGATGCAGAGAGGGCCAGAGAGGCTGGTAAAGAAatggcgtcgcagaggaaactcgcggcgagcgatgGACGAGAACTAGCCCAACcaggaagcgaggaagcgatgGGGCCGCGCAGATCGCGCGACGCACGGAAAAAGGACCGAGACAGGGATGAATTCGGCAAGGCGTCCGCAAGATACGAGGATAGTCAtggcggcgcgaagcaggctTACGGCattgcagaggcggagagacgtGCGTGTGCGCTCTTCAGTCTCGATCGCCTTTTGCGAGCTGAAGACGTCTCTGAAGCCTTTTCTCTCGTGGCTCCACGAGCGCATCCGTACCGCGTGCCGGTCCCCTCTCAGTTGTCTTCcggtccctctctctcgccttcatcTGGCTCAGATGTCCCGCTTCCTTCGTCTGCATCCTCTCGCTCCGTGGCTCGCGCTGGGTCACATGGAGCATTGTCTCCCCAtcccgctgcgtcctcgccttctgccgagctgtcgctgcagcagcggttTGCTGTAGCCCAGGAAGCGCTGACCGCGCTGCCGGGCGGGGCGGCTTTGTATCTTTTTCTCCATCTTCTTTCGCGGCATAGTCCCTCGACGCTCGCCAAGACTGTCGCGTCGTGTGTGCGGAAGACCGAGCCaacgctcgcgcctctcgttctcttccctctcctgggctcgccgccagcaACTTACTTCGAGGACGCGATGaagcgccagctgcttcaCACCGCTTCCATCTATCTGCTGGTGCTGCAAAACACTGAAGGATGTTTAGTCGTTCGGCAGAAACG
The sequence above is a segment of the Besnoitia besnoiti strain Bb-Ger1 chromosome Unknown contig00045, whole genome shotgun sequence genome. Coding sequences within it:
- a CDS encoding RIC1 protein (encoded by transcript BESB_058180), with translation MQGQSGKDAAQSAGATSSVRFDLQEAAKLQWANPLGLEDARGGPLEEEDGEWEHQRVQGGVFTGVPAKAGRGTKTRIRIERLRFDFDGKLRSEVFPSQVLWTGSERESAAGGFLDVECCYALLLPIEQKPEPLLIAGVLAPLGVVVACSPSRVAVRRASLPPPTAAECAERRGRQRLRAPCINLRLQLQPSLHPLLTRLLAVSAADRSFVHAHPPLSGVAFPARRAAGPGPSVGRLSPRPASGHQSPFPSPSPVGALACGVGLRAHETAAELLFQIRASPFFTHLVELALYELFERFLSGFKRELRALAPFKASRSAQTPPANGLAQAGVAGASPQRDANGECRSGVSGVSASSTLPHQKRGSMESENVGDPTEGWAAAAGAALMRHREEGLQRREIGLQSSRFSPSACSGPCSAEQKGANRAGVYGERGSAAKAPPGGAAPQQTSRVLQRTNRGDWEDAERAREAGKEMASQRKLAASDGRELAQPGSEEAMGPRRSRDARKKDRDRDEFGKASARYEDSHGGAKQAYGIAEAERRACALFSLDRLLRAEDVSEAFSLVAPRAHPYRVPVPSQLSSGPSLSPSSGSDVPLPSSASSRSVARAGSHGALSPHPAASSPSAELSLQQRFAVAQEALTALPGGAALYLFLHLLSRHSPSTLAKTVASCVRKTEPTLAPLVLFPLLGSPPATYFEDAMKRQLLHTASIYLLVLQNTEGCLVVRQKRALPLLRAALRLGVAGLARKLVRFVLALLVAYPARKRAENSACEATGDPTEKCEGSAGVCACATGRNCEEDIVVPWSGAGGAPALWARRRCFRSEDEAGRTQRGVAQKRNLREKASSSTLKWKRRRAPKSPESEARPACGGTRGETSRRKSRRREGHLSALPRCCGNR